One genomic segment of Paraburkholderia hospita includes these proteins:
- a CDS encoding LysR family transcriptional regulator: protein MDTQNIAELWTHLHWLTMLAEQGTYTAAAARLGVSKAAMSQRISELERAAGISLVQRTTRSVRLTEAGQQLVDSTRGQYAQIAASFAQVRELSGVPRGLVRVTAPVAFARQQLVPKVPEFLVANPEVRVQLEVSDRLVSLATEGFDLAIRHSAEPPDTHVAWKLCDTHSVIVATRAYLRKRGTPRSPEELSSHDCLFYPRSSGEPMWSFERKAARKAGTRPVTLPVNGQFSANNSETLRDAALESLGIALLPDFTAQAAVQAGKLVVVLPDWRVTGAFAEQLYIVRPYASHVPRAVGLFVGYLRERFSDGFPV from the coding sequence ATGGATACGCAAAATATCGCAGAACTCTGGACGCATCTGCACTGGCTCACCATGCTCGCCGAACAGGGAACGTACACGGCGGCCGCCGCGCGCCTGGGCGTCAGCAAAGCGGCAATGAGCCAGCGTATCTCCGAACTGGAGCGCGCTGCGGGGATTTCGCTGGTGCAGCGCACGACGCGCAGCGTCCGGCTGACGGAAGCCGGACAGCAGCTCGTCGACAGCACGCGCGGGCAATATGCGCAGATCGCCGCCAGCTTCGCACAGGTCCGCGAGCTGTCGGGCGTACCGCGCGGGCTCGTGCGCGTGACGGCGCCTGTCGCGTTCGCGCGGCAGCAACTGGTGCCGAAGGTGCCCGAGTTTCTGGTGGCCAATCCCGAGGTTCGGGTGCAACTGGAGGTGTCGGACAGGCTCGTATCGCTTGCCACGGAAGGCTTCGATCTCGCGATCCGTCACAGCGCCGAGCCACCCGATACGCACGTCGCGTGGAAACTTTGCGACACGCATTCGGTGATCGTCGCGACGCGCGCCTATCTGCGAAAGCGCGGCACGCCCAGGTCACCGGAAGAGCTTTCTTCTCACGATTGCCTTTTTTATCCGCGCTCGTCGGGCGAACCGATGTGGTCGTTCGAGCGCAAGGCGGCGCGAAAAGCAGGCACGCGGCCCGTCACCTTGCCCGTCAACGGACAGTTCTCCGCGAACAACAGCGAGACGCTGCGCGACGCGGCGCTCGAAAGCCTGGGCATTGCGCTGCTGCCGGACTTCACCGCGCAGGCCGCCGTGCAGGCTGGCAAGCTGGTCGTCGTGCTGCCGGACTGGCGCGTGACGGGCGCGTTCGCCGAGCAGCTTTATATCGTGCGGCCTTATGCGTCGCATGTGCCGCGTGCGGTCGGGCTGTTCGTCGGCTATTTGCGCGAGCGCTTTTCGGATGGTTTTCCTGTTTGA
- a CDS encoding sugar ABC transporter substrate-binding protein: MRLPVMKALCVAAAVLSMGLHVDANAGPVAHFDFITHAPDSDAWWNTVKNGIKQADEDFNVQTDYRNPPNGDIADMVQLVNQAAARNYDGVVTTIADFDLLKGSVSRLKAKNIPFVTANTGTEKQSADLGALLHVGQPEYLAGEEAGKRAKADGIKTFLCVNHYATNPLSFERCRGFAEAIGADMKTSVLDAGTDPTDIESKVSAYLRAHPNTQGVLTLGPTSADPTIRAVTKMGLAGKIWFATFDIDSDVAKGIKDGTIKFCTDQQPYLQGYIPVAMLAIMHKNHNTDVAQARNELEKDPKFMKRLQDYGLKPVYEARNISSGPGFITPQNIEKVSALAGMYR; this comes from the coding sequence ATGAGATTACCCGTCATGAAGGCGCTTTGCGTCGCCGCAGCGGTCCTGAGCATGGGCCTGCATGTCGATGCGAATGCGGGGCCTGTAGCGCATTTCGATTTCATCACGCATGCGCCGGATTCGGATGCATGGTGGAACACCGTCAAAAACGGTATCAAGCAGGCCGATGAAGATTTCAACGTGCAGACCGACTATCGCAACCCGCCGAATGGCGATATCGCCGATATGGTCCAACTCGTCAATCAGGCGGCGGCGCGCAACTACGACGGCGTGGTGACGACCATCGCCGATTTCGATCTGCTCAAAGGCTCCGTCTCGCGTCTGAAGGCGAAGAACATTCCGTTCGTCACGGCCAACACGGGCACGGAGAAGCAGAGCGCCGATCTTGGCGCATTGCTGCATGTGGGACAGCCCGAGTACCTCGCGGGCGAGGAGGCGGGAAAGCGCGCCAAGGCCGACGGCATCAAGACGTTCCTGTGCGTGAACCACTATGCGACGAACCCGCTGTCGTTCGAGCGCTGCCGCGGATTTGCCGAAGCGATCGGCGCAGATATGAAAACCTCGGTTCTCGACGCGGGCACCGATCCGACGGATATCGAATCGAAAGTCAGCGCTTATCTGCGCGCGCATCCGAACACGCAGGGCGTGCTGACGCTCGGGCCCACTTCCGCTGATCCGACCATTCGTGCCGTCACGAAGATGGGGCTCGCGGGCAAGATCTGGTTCGCAACCTTCGATATCGACTCTGACGTCGCCAAGGGAATCAAGGACGGCACGATCAAGTTCTGCACCGATCAGCAGCCGTATTTGCAGGGCTATATTCCCGTCGCGATGCTCGCGATCATGCACAAGAATCACAACACGGACGTCGCGCAGGCTCGCAATGAACTGGAGAAGGACCCGAAGTTCATGAAGCGGCTGCAGGACTATGGACTAAAGCCTGTCTACGAGGCGCGCAATATCAGTTCGGGTCCGGGATTCATCACGCCGCAGAACATCGAGAAGGTGTCGGCGCTCGCGGGAATGTACCGATAA
- a CDS encoding CoA-acylating methylmalonate-semialdehyde dehydrogenase, translated as MQAFTDSADVGHFIHGERVSGTGIRSQAVFNPATGARARKLLLGEAADVDAAVASAKAAFPKWADTPPIKRARVMLRFLELMNRHHDELAAIITAEHGKVFSDAQGEVARGIDVIEFACGIPQLLKGDYTEQVSTGIDNWTMRQPLGVVTGITPFNFPCMVPCWMFPVAIAAGNTFILKPSERDPSAALFMAGLLKEAGLPDGVFNVVQGDKVVVDALLTHRDVKAVSFVGSTPIANYIYETGAKHGKRVQALGGAKNHMVVMPDADLDKAVDALVGAGYGSAGERCMAISVALLVGDVADKIVERLAERARSLIVKNGMEPDAEMGPIVTRQALERIEGYIAEGVKEGATLVVDGRGLKVAGHEDGFFTGGTLFDNVTPEMRIYKEEIFGPVLACVRVKDFTEAVELINAHEFGNGVACFTSDGHVAREFGRRIEVGMVGINVPIPVPMAWHGFGGWKRSLFGDTHAYGEEGVRFYTKQKSIMQRWSESIEKGAEFAMPTAK; from the coding sequence ATGCAAGCCTTTACCGACAGCGCAGACGTGGGACATTTCATTCACGGGGAGCGCGTCAGCGGAACGGGAATCCGTAGCCAGGCCGTCTTCAATCCGGCCACGGGTGCCCGGGCCCGCAAGCTGCTGCTCGGCGAGGCCGCCGATGTCGACGCAGCCGTCGCGAGCGCGAAGGCTGCGTTTCCGAAGTGGGCCGACACGCCGCCCATCAAGCGCGCACGCGTCATGCTGCGTTTTCTTGAACTGATGAACCGTCACCACGACGAACTCGCGGCCATCATCACGGCAGAGCACGGCAAGGTATTTTCCGATGCCCAAGGCGAAGTTGCGCGCGGCATCGACGTGATCGAATTTGCGTGTGGCATTCCGCAACTGCTCAAGGGCGACTACACGGAACAGGTTTCGACGGGCATCGACAACTGGACAATGCGTCAGCCGCTGGGTGTCGTCACGGGCATCACGCCGTTCAACTTCCCGTGCATGGTGCCGTGCTGGATGTTCCCCGTCGCGATCGCGGCCGGCAATACGTTCATTCTCAAGCCGAGCGAGCGTGACCCGTCGGCGGCGCTGTTCATGGCCGGATTGTTGAAAGAGGCAGGTTTGCCCGACGGCGTGTTCAATGTCGTGCAGGGCGACAAGGTTGTCGTGGATGCATTGCTCACGCATCGGGACGTGAAGGCCGTGAGCTTCGTCGGCTCGACGCCGATTGCGAACTACATCTACGAAACGGGCGCGAAGCACGGCAAGCGCGTGCAGGCACTGGGCGGCGCGAAGAACCATATGGTGGTGATGCCCGACGCCGATCTCGACAAGGCTGTCGATGCGCTGGTCGGTGCCGGCTACGGTTCGGCAGGCGAGCGTTGCATGGCGATCTCGGTTGCGCTGCTGGTCGGCGACGTGGCTGACAAGATCGTGGAGCGACTCGCCGAACGGGCCCGCAGCCTGATCGTGAAGAACGGCATGGAGCCGGACGCGGAAATGGGTCCGATCGTCACGCGGCAGGCCTTGGAGCGGATCGAAGGGTATATCGCCGAGGGCGTGAAGGAAGGCGCGACGCTCGTCGTCGATGGCCGCGGTCTGAAGGTGGCGGGTCATGAAGACGGCTTCTTCACGGGCGGTACGCTGTTCGACAACGTGACGCCGGAAATGCGCATCTACAAGGAAGAGATTTTCGGGCCGGTGCTTGCTTGCGTGCGCGTGAAGGACTTCACGGAAGCCGTCGAGCTGATCAATGCGCACGAATTCGGTAACGGCGTGGCGTGCTTCACGAGCGATGGTCATGTTGCGCGCGAATTCGGCCGCCGTATCGAAGTCGGCATGGTCGGCATCAATGTGCCGATTCCGGTGCCGATGGCGTGGCATGGCTTCGGCGGCTGGAAGCGCAGCCTGTTCGGCGACACGCATGCATACGGCGAAGAAGGCGTGCGCTTCTATACGAAGCAGAAGTCGATCATGCAGCGCTGGTCGGAGAGCATCGAGAAGGGCGCCGAATTCGCGATGCCGACCGCGAAGTAA
- a CDS encoding methyl-accepting chemotaxis protein produces MGMRSIAVKLSLIFGAALAATILAITLYATLNVRRQAVDNFNDAGLGQIRQIDSSLRETFKRIHDNVVFLSDLPLVQSADTSVTNYLTHGGQMTPDTNGGVETDIFHLLQRFGDSHPDLRYVYVGTQWGGYVQWPKGKFTSDHYDPRERPWYVQGMQAAGAVRRTAAYANSGGDNNVIISFVRSIQNAQGKPVGVLGMDISLDGFAKMIGQVRFGETGYLMVVEDSGTVLVDPHDAAHNFKALKDLGDGYRDLAAMANGTLSVDIGGARYDTVVYTSPELGWKYIGLIPHAEMMVSANRLSAMLIVVGLVVLLVALALTTALGSRLTAPLRQLSNSMQDIASGDGDLTRRLPVGSNDEVGVLAEQFNAFVEKLNGVLLDIRDSSALLRTATGEISTGNADLSARTEQQAAALEETAASMEELTAAVKQNAESARQASTLASDASDVARRSHEAVERVVSTMTDISQSSNRIADITGIIEGIAFQTNILALNAAVESARAGEHGRGFAVVASEVRSLAQRSSSAAKEIKELIGASVDRIRDGSSLAGEAGETMTEVTRAVGQVTAIMSEIAAASEEQSRGIAQVNLAITQMDDVTQQNAALVEQAAAASRSLEDQGRQLDESVAAFRLKSATAA; encoded by the coding sequence ATGGGCATGCGCTCCATCGCAGTCAAACTGAGCCTCATATTCGGCGCGGCGCTCGCGGCCACGATACTGGCCATCACGCTATACGCGACGCTCAATGTGCGCCGCCAGGCCGTCGACAATTTCAACGACGCGGGCCTAGGCCAGATTCGCCAGATCGACAGCAGCCTGCGCGAGACCTTCAAGCGCATCCACGACAACGTCGTGTTTCTGTCGGACCTGCCGCTCGTCCAGTCCGCGGATACGTCCGTCACCAACTACCTGACGCACGGCGGCCAGATGACGCCCGACACGAACGGCGGCGTCGAGACGGATATCTTTCACCTGCTGCAACGTTTCGGCGACAGCCATCCCGATCTGCGCTACGTCTACGTCGGCACGCAATGGGGCGGTTACGTGCAATGGCCGAAAGGCAAGTTCACGAGCGATCACTACGATCCGCGCGAGCGTCCGTGGTACGTGCAGGGCATGCAGGCAGCGGGTGCCGTGCGGCGCACTGCCGCCTACGCGAATTCGGGCGGCGACAACAACGTGATCATCAGCTTCGTGCGCTCGATCCAGAACGCCCAAGGCAAGCCCGTCGGCGTGCTCGGCATGGATATCTCGCTGGATGGCTTCGCGAAGATGATCGGCCAGGTGCGTTTCGGCGAAACGGGCTATCTGATGGTCGTCGAAGACAGCGGCACGGTGCTGGTGGACCCGCACGACGCCGCACACAACTTCAAGGCGCTGAAGGATCTCGGCGACGGTTATCGCGACCTCGCGGCGATGGCGAACGGCACGCTGTCCGTCGATATCGGCGGCGCGCGGTATGACACCGTCGTCTATACGTCGCCGGAACTAGGCTGGAAATACATCGGCCTGATTCCGCATGCGGAAATGATGGTGTCGGCCAATCGGCTGAGCGCGATGCTGATTGTCGTGGGTCTCGTCGTGCTGCTGGTCGCGCTCGCGCTGACGACGGCGCTCGGCAGTCGTCTGACGGCGCCGCTGCGCCAGCTGTCGAACAGCATGCAGGACATCGCATCGGGCGACGGCGACCTCACGCGGCGTCTGCCCGTAGGCAGCAACGACGAGGTCGGTGTGCTCGCCGAGCAGTTCAACGCGTTCGTCGAGAAGCTGAACGGCGTGCTGCTCGACATCCGCGACAGTAGCGCATTGCTGCGCACGGCGACAGGCGAGATATCGACGGGCAATGCCGATCTGTCCGCGCGCACCGAGCAGCAGGCGGCCGCGCTCGAAGAAACGGCGGCGAGCATGGAAGAGCTGACGGCCGCCGTCAAACAGAACGCCGAAAGCGCGCGCCAGGCGAGCACGCTCGCGAGCGACGCCTCCGACGTGGCGCGCCGCAGCCACGAGGCCGTCGAGCGCGTGGTGTCGACGATGACCGACATCAGCCAGAGTTCGAACCGGATCGCCGATATCACGGGCATCATCGAAGGCATCGCGTTCCAGACGAATATTCTCGCGCTCAACGCCGCGGTCGAATCGGCGCGCGCCGGCGAGCATGGCCGCGGCTTCGCGGTCGTCGCGAGCGAAGTGCGCAGTCTCGCGCAACGCTCGTCGAGCGCCGCGAAGGAGATCAAGGAACTGATCGGCGCGTCGGTCGACCGGATCAGAGATGGCTCGTCGCTGGCGGGCGAGGCAGGCGAGACGATGACGGAAGTGACGCGGGCCGTCGGCCAGGTGACGGCGATCATGAGCGAGATCGCGGCGGCCTCCGAAGAGCAGAGCCGCGGCATCGCGCAGGTGAACCTCGCGATCACGCAGATGGACGACGTCACCCAACAGAACGCCGCGCTGGTCGAGCAGGCGGCTGCCGCGTCGCGCTCGCTCGAGGATCAGGGGCGGCAGCTCGATGAATCGGTGGCGGCGTTCCGGTTGAAGTCGGCGACAGCGGCGTAA
- a CDS encoding organic hydroperoxide resistance protein, which translates to MSLEKALYTAHATATGGRDGRATVPEANLEFKLTTPKELGGKGGDGANPEQLFAAGYSACFIGAMKFVAARDKIAIPADASIDSSVGIGPIPNGFGIEVEMKISLPGMERDAAQDLVNKAHIVCPYSNATRNNIDVKLTLV; encoded by the coding sequence ATGTCGCTCGAAAAGGCGCTTTACACTGCTCACGCAACCGCAACGGGAGGCCGCGACGGCCGCGCGACGGTGCCCGAAGCCAACCTTGAATTCAAGCTCACCACGCCAAAGGAACTGGGAGGAAAAGGCGGTGACGGCGCGAACCCGGAGCAGCTGTTCGCCGCCGGTTACAGCGCCTGCTTTATCGGTGCGATGAAATTCGTTGCCGCACGCGATAAGATCGCGATCCCCGCAGATGCGTCGATCGACAGCAGCGTCGGGATCGGGCCGATTCCAAATGGGTTCGGCATCGAAGTCGAGATGAAAATATCATTGCCGGGTATGGAGCGCGATGCCGCGCAAGATCTGGTCAACAAGGCTCACATCGTGTGCCCATATTCGAATGCGACGCGCAATAACATCGACGTGAAGCTCACGCTCGTCTGA
- a CDS encoding LacI family DNA-binding transcriptional regulator, translating into MKNKPTLKQLMEITQLSRATIDRALNDRPGVHPRTRHAVEAALKQLGTGPSARSGVRAKQAAYDFRLLAQAGDAFTDELIRTAIALEAEFEANGVRLEVERCVGASDEEVAARIRQATAEVDGIGIICTNTATTSSALRECMAVGKPVVTLITDVDADARRTYVGVNNRAAGQSAAFLLGRHLQAHASPDVAVIVATFSYTCHEDREIGFRSLLRQRFPHVNLVEVIKGADSGAATYEATTRFLKAHGKLDGIYNVAGGNEGLAAALREHNLTGRTLYVTHEVNRITEPLLRSDAIDYLLTQDIRLMLRTAVDHLKAAREGAAVPSHAIIPIETYSRYSLY; encoded by the coding sequence ATGAAAAACAAGCCGACGCTCAAGCAACTCATGGAGATCACGCAGCTCAGCCGCGCGACGATCGATCGCGCGCTGAACGACAGGCCTGGCGTGCACCCGCGCACGCGCCATGCGGTCGAAGCCGCGTTGAAGCAGCTAGGCACCGGTCCATCTGCAAGGTCAGGCGTTCGCGCGAAGCAGGCCGCTTATGATTTCCGGCTGCTCGCGCAAGCAGGCGACGCGTTCACCGACGAGTTGATCCGAACGGCAATAGCGCTCGAAGCCGAGTTCGAGGCGAACGGCGTGCGGCTTGAAGTGGAGAGATGCGTCGGGGCATCCGACGAAGAAGTCGCGGCCCGTATCCGGCAGGCGACGGCGGAAGTGGACGGCATCGGCATCATCTGCACGAACACCGCGACCACGTCGTCGGCATTGCGCGAATGCATGGCGGTGGGCAAACCCGTTGTCACGCTGATCACGGATGTGGACGCCGACGCGCGTCGCACATACGTCGGCGTCAACAACCGCGCGGCCGGACAGTCGGCGGCCTTTTTACTTGGACGGCATCTGCAGGCGCATGCGTCGCCCGATGTCGCCGTGATCGTCGCAACGTTTTCGTACACCTGTCACGAGGATCGCGAGATCGGCTTCCGTTCGCTATTGCGCCAACGGTTCCCGCATGTGAATCTGGTCGAGGTGATCAAGGGCGCCGATTCCGGCGCGGCGACCTACGAAGCGACGACCCGCTTCCTGAAGGCGCATGGCAAGCTCGACGGCATCTACAACGTCGCGGGTGGCAACGAGGGGCTTGCTGCCGCGCTGCGCGAGCACAATCTGACGGGCCGCACGCTCTACGTGACGCACGAGGTCAACCGCATCACGGAGCCGCTGTTGCGTTCCGATGCGATCGACTATCTGCTGACGCAGGATATACGCCTCATGCTGCGCACCGCCGTCGATCATCTGAAGGCCGCGCGCGAAGGCGCGGCCGTACCATCGCATGCCATCATTCCGATCGAGACGTACTCCCGCTATTCGCTGTATTGA
- a CDS encoding non-heme iron oxygenase ferredoxin subunit has protein sequence MNILQWHQVCACDDIDEEDVMEFEHEGKLYAVYHTATGFYATAGLCTHETARLADGFVFGEVIECPMHMGRFHIPTGAAKGAPVCVNLVTYPVKTEDGNVFIGLAAD, from the coding sequence ATGAACATTCTGCAATGGCATCAGGTCTGCGCATGCGACGACATCGACGAAGAAGACGTGATGGAGTTCGAGCACGAAGGCAAGCTGTATGCGGTCTATCACACGGCCACGGGGTTCTACGCAACAGCGGGACTCTGCACGCATGAAACGGCGCGGCTCGCCGATGGTTTTGTGTTTGGCGAGGTGATCGAGTGCCCGATGCATATGGGGCGCTTTCACATCCCGACGGGCGCCGCGAAGGGCGCGCCCGTGTGCGTGAACCTCGTCACATATCCCGTGAAGACGGAAGACGGCAACGTATTTATCGGCCTCGCCGCCGACTGA
- a CDS encoding fatty acid desaturase, translating to MSAQQDNSKPITMDDWYKCPLDRKMLKELTRRNDRDALLYLSGFLAMVAGSGVLAWLSLGTWWCVPAFLLYGTIYAFAEAMEHELRHRTPFRSEWLNASVHWLICFMTWREQIYSRWSHAQHHTYTHLTATVPADVEIAVKRPPNYLKLATDFLRVSHGIHHFGNIVLHSLGIVSRSAKAVVPPIEYRAMCRNSRIVLALYVGVVAWAIVAHSWLPAVFLLLPRAYGAWLHELLAITQHTGLRENELDHRFSTRTIRLNPVLQLLYWNMNYHVEHHMFPNVPFHALPKLRKAIEADLPPAYDGLFSAWSEIVYFLRMQRHDPDYMITPRVPGKTPATQARPSDDEALVAQPR from the coding sequence ATGTCCGCACAGCAAGACAACTCGAAACCCATCACGATGGACGACTGGTACAAATGCCCGCTCGACCGCAAGATGCTCAAGGAACTCACGCGCCGCAACGACCGCGACGCGCTCCTGTACCTGAGCGGCTTTCTCGCGATGGTCGCAGGCAGCGGCGTGCTCGCGTGGCTGTCGCTCGGCACGTGGTGGTGCGTGCCTGCGTTCCTGCTCTACGGGACGATCTACGCGTTCGCTGAAGCGATGGAACATGAGTTGCGCCATCGCACGCCGTTTCGCAGCGAATGGCTGAATGCGTCGGTGCACTGGCTGATCTGTTTCATGACGTGGCGCGAGCAGATCTACAGCCGCTGGTCGCATGCGCAACATCACACGTACACGCATCTGACGGCAACCGTGCCCGCCGATGTCGAAATCGCGGTGAAGCGGCCGCCGAACTATCTGAAGCTCGCGACCGATTTTCTGCGCGTCTCGCACGGCATTCATCATTTCGGCAACATCGTGCTGCACAGCCTCGGCATCGTGTCGCGCAGCGCGAAGGCTGTCGTACCGCCAATCGAATATCGCGCGATGTGCCGGAATTCGCGGATCGTCCTCGCGCTATATGTCGGCGTGGTTGCGTGGGCGATCGTCGCGCATAGCTGGCTGCCCGCGGTGTTTCTTCTGCTGCCGCGTGCGTATGGCGCATGGCTGCACGAACTGCTGGCCATCACGCAGCACACGGGGCTGCGCGAGAACGAACTCGACCACCGCTTCTCGACGCGGACCATCCGGCTCAATCCCGTTCTCCAACTGCTCTACTGGAACATGAACTATCACGTCGAGCATCACATGTTTCCGAACGTGCCGTTTCACGCGCTGCCGAAATTGCGCAAAGCGATCGAGGCGGACCTGCCGCCTGCTTACGACGGACTGTTCAGCGCCTGGAGCGAGATTGTGTACTTCCTGCGCATGCAGCGGCACGACCCGGACTACATGATCACGCCGCGCGTGCCGGGCAAGACGCCCGCCACGCAGGCGCGACCCTCCGACGACGAAGCACTCGTCGCCCAGCCACGCTGA
- a CDS encoding tautomerase family protein, with the protein MPIVTIQVTREGTKPGADCVTAEEKARLIKGVSQVLLDVLNKPLESTFVVIEEVPTDNWGWGGLPALEYRKLKAAKSA; encoded by the coding sequence ATGCCGATTGTCACAATTCAGGTTACGCGAGAAGGGACGAAACCCGGCGCGGATTGCGTGACGGCCGAAGAAAAGGCGCGACTCATCAAGGGCGTGAGCCAGGTGTTGCTCGACGTGCTGAACAAGCCGCTCGAATCCACCTTCGTTGTGATCGAGGAAGTGCCGACGGATAATTGGGGCTGGGGCGGTCTGCCTGCCCTCGAGTATCGAAAGCTCAAAGCAGCGAAATCAGCCTGA